Genomic DNA from Oryza sativa Japonica Group chromosome 5, ASM3414082v1:
AGAAAGCGACCAAATTATTTCAATAACTTTCAACTCATACCAAAACAGCGACCGCCTTTAATGACCACAGATCATAAGAGCATACCCAATGGCCAATGTCAACCCATGCTACCAAGCTTCAAGCCAGAGTTTATTACAGGCTGTTGTATTCACCgtgtgcaaaatttatcaacaaATAAGCTTATAACTATCCAATTGTGCATCTAGGTTTTGAAGACAGTGAAATACTTCAACAAATAAGCTTATAGCTATCCAACTGTGCATCTTTATGTTTTGAAGGCAGTGAAATACTATAACATACTCTATAATTTATGCGCATTGGAGAATGAATATTAGCAGATATGTATTGGAGAACAAAGACTGCAACTATCTAATTTAGGTCTTTACTAGTGGAACGAACCGAGAAGTGTGCTTCTGACTCCAAAATTTACAAATAGCATCAGATACAACCTTCCCAACCAAAACATCAATTTGTTCCAGGCGCATGATTGTGCTTTAGCAAGGAGTGTAAACTCTACAACGACAATACAATAATATCCACTTGTAAACAGCCAATTCATATACCTCAATTTTCATCAAGTTTGTAAACAGCCAATTCATAGACCTCAATTTTCATCAAGTGAGGCCATGCCAAGGAATCCGTCAGAACACTCCTACTTCACAGTTCCCACCAATGCTAAAATTACTTGTCATAAACTCGTCAAAATCATCAAAAGTAGTGTATTAACTAATAAGCTTATATCCATCTAAAGACACCTGCAGTTACAACAGCCCAACCCAACCAATCAACCCAAAATCCTACACGCGATCTCTAATTCCGAACCCTAAGAGCCCAAGTTTAAACCACTAAATTCAttgcgccaaaaaaaaaactaaatacacCACAACGACCCACGCCTCTCTAACCTTGAAAAATGAAACTAATCAGCTATACTCACGATAAATTTAGCCCGGGCCCCTCCTGTAATCCCCCCTAACCCAGGCCAACCTCGAGTGATCTGAGACGCGGCATCAGAGACTAACAGAAACAGATCGGGGGGAGACTGAGGGAGGCTCACTCTGCCGGGGAGGAcatctcgtcggcggcggcggtggcggcggcggcggtggcggcggcggcggattcgaAGCCTCCTCGACTCCTTCTCGTCGGCGTCGTGTTCGGGGGAGTTCGAAAAATCGAAGTCGAAGGaggagaaaaataataatgGGGAAGTCGCGTTCGCTTCGTCGCCGGGGCGGAAGGTTCCAGAGTCGAGAGAGAGTCGAGAAGGCCAGATGGGAGAGGCGGGATGGGCCGTGGATCCTGGATCGGACGGTCGAGGATGCTCGGACACGTCGACGTGGGCGATGCGGGGAAGGCGATTGGTCGGAGACGTGGATGGGGCGCTGAGGTGGCCGGGGTGGCGTGGCAGCGGGCCTCTTAGCCGTTGGATCAGAGTGGGATCGCTTGATCCTACGGCAGGAAACAGGAAACACTGTACGAGCATATACCGAGAGTGAACatagaaataagaaaaatataagaataTAATAGAATTGTATGTCGAAAACACAGAGAAACTCCATTTATAGGATAATGCTTACCATCGGCCGTCCGGCCAGAAAGAAAAAATCGAGCGTCCCAATTCAAAAGAACAACAATGTAGATGCATGGTGAACCAGTTCGATAGATGTACTCACAAGCCAAGGGAGCGTGCATGCAAGcatgtttcaaaatttaaattttttttctcttaaactatttatttgaatttctaactaattatattattagattcattgcaattaaatctttgtaacaagatatcacatgactaCATTCCGAtgacttttttttactttttaaatgttgcatacATTGTTAATGAAATGTTCCAACAAGTATCTGTTGATGTTTCACTAATGCATTTGCAATATTTCatattatcttttttatatGTTTCAGCGAATACTTTTTTATGTTTCATCAATAATAATAATTCGATGTTTCAagctaaatataaaaaatgtttcactagtCGGGACATAATGTTTCATGTAATAATGATTATTGTTGCAGTCAATACTTTTTATATGTTGCATCTCTTCGAAACAATTTATGAAATAGGTTGAAACATCTCCACAAGTGAtgaaacaaatttattaagtatttgtacaaaatattttatgtttcatatgattttttttatgtttcactCATTGGTATTTAGTGTTTCGTGTAGTAGTTGTGATTGCTTCATTTAGTAATTTCTATATGATGTATTTCTCTTAATCTGAAACATTTCACCATGTGAGTTGCAACGTGATGAAACAACTTTCCATGAATGGTGAAACAATGGTTGATTTTTCGAagcatatgtatatttttattaaaatataactaTGTGAGATtttgttataaatatttaattacgATGAATCTAATGGTATAATTGAAACTTAGATAAGATATATAAtttcagagaaaaaaattaGGCACATGTAAtacgagggagagagagtatgcaagcagcagcagcacaagcAACATGTACAGGGCAGGCAAGCAACACGGCAAGCAGCAGCATATGCAGCCAAGCAACGCAGCAAGCAGATGTGCGGCAGTGCGTGGTTGGGCGTCCGATATTTGTGAAATATTGGACGTCCGACGCGTAGCATCCTCCAAATTTATAGGATGCTTTGTTGTTTGgaacacaagtttttttttaaagaaaaacacatGGATGTTATGCCTGAATACAAGATTAAAATTCTATCCTATGATAACGAGAGTGATAAAAAACAATAACGTCGGAGAGCATATGTTTTAGAATCCTTTAGAGATCCTATATTTTCATGGGAATGTCTAACATGTCAGTAGTGGCAGATCTGAAAGATCATGGATCCTTTAAAAAAACCTTGTGAAAACACGCTACTAtgagaaggttttttttttggataaaattTTTTCGCTGGTGGCACAGTCTGCCGCCTGTGACAAATAACCAATGAAAATAGAGCCTTTTCACCTGCGGACGACTAGCCACCAATGAGATCCCCTCTTCACAGGTGGCCATGCTTAAGACGGTAACCTATGCTAAAAAAATCATCACAAGCGATGAGATTACGCTGGCCGCCAAGGATGTCGTCATCGTTGTCACTGAGCCGCAACCCTAGCCGTTGTCACCACCATGGGCTAACGTCACCGAGCCTGTGTGCAGAGTCATTGCCGAGGACCGTCGCTGCCAGATCTGATGGTCCCACACACTATCGTCAGTCGTCTTCTTGCTCCCCAGCCAGATCGACCAACGGGGAGGCCGGGGTCACCAAATACCCAGATCCGGTGGCCTCGACCTCCTCATTGGTTGATGTGGTGGTGGTACTTGTTGACGGCGGTTTCCTCATGGCAACATGCCACGACAGTAGCGCGATTAGGCGTTGTGCCTTAACGGCGGGTGTAGGGAAGGCCAAAGATGGAGTGAGAAAGATGGTAGGTATGAGGGGCAAGGCAACCGAGGGATGGAGGGTGAGGCAGGACCTTTTAATATGGTGAAATTTTATCGCGAGCGATGCTCTTTAcctaccgccagcgaaaacctaTTTTTACTAGCGATGCTTAAGAGGTTCGCCTCAAAAAATAACATGTCCGCCAATGAAAATCGGCTTTTTCTGACGGCCCATGACCCATAATCCtccaatacatttttataaatgTTTGTTTCGCTTCTCCGCCAGAAAAGAGGCGGCATCATAAAAAGTTTTTTATAGTGTAAATCACGTGACAAAGAGATAGAAACGTCGGCTATTTAATAGATAGATAAAATAACGGTTTGTCTAGTTAAatcataaaaataattatttaaaaaaggaaaaagtacgaattaccccctcgaaaCTAGGACGACGgcatgaattacccccctaagcCACAAAATCAGTCATTTTATACGAACTAGCTATACCGGACGAATAATCCCCTCGACCGAAAATCCAAAGCGGTATCGTCCTACGTGGCGTGCGCGTGTTAATCTagtcagcattttttttaaaaatggtggggcccacctgtcatactctcccatctctctcttcccctcttcctctcaatctctctgtCACCGTCTCAGATATCGTTGGGAGCGACGAGTTGGTGGCCGACGAtgggcgtggcggtggcggggcgggcggcgagcgcagcggcggggtggtggaggaggaggaggggtggtgTTGTTGCCTCCGATGAACGCGATGGAGATCCTGCAGGAGATGGTGCGCGTGCTGCGGGCGGACCCGCACGCGTTCACGTCGGTGCTCTTCTTCCTGCTCTGCCCGGCATCGGTCGGGGTGCCTCCTGCTGTCCACCGCCGCGCTGGAGGGTGCAGCCGTGCTCCCGTTCGCGCGGAAGCTACTcctcgcggcggtggcgtcggggCTCCCGCTCACGCATTTCGTCAGGCAGCTGGCGCACCACCTTGCCGCCACCCTCATCGCGTCCGTTGTGTCATTCTCGGCGACATTCAcgctcctcctcgccacccgcgccgccgttgcgtACGCGGTCATGGCCGTCTACGCGGGCAAgccgctcctcgccggcgccaagcctgcctctcctccttcctcgccctcctcgtcaccGCGTGTTCCACGCTCAAGTCGATGCTTTACCCGCCCGACATTGTCGTCTGTGCCGGCCTCCTCACCGTTCTCGCCTTCTCCGTGGTGGGGGCAGGGCAAGCGGCAGGCGTGGCGGGGGCGCGGAGGGCGTGGTGGAGAGGTGGGCGGTGGCCTGTGGCCAGCGGGAGTGACGGTGCCCGTGTCCCCCTGCTGTCGCGCCGCCCCGCTGCCCCCGTGTTGCCGTGCCCCCCCCCCCTGTCGCGACGGAGGGCGGTGAAGTGGCgagggtggaggcggaggtcgtttTCGCCCTTCCGCTCCGAGCCCCCggtggccaccgccaccgcgcccgagctcgtcgtcatcgtcttcaACCTGGGTTCGTCagtctctctgtctctctcaccctctctctcgGGCTGTCGGGAGgtcggcgcgcacggcggcgggtcGACATGGCCGTGGCCGCTGCCCATTCCCGTGCTCTACCGCAGCCCCCCGCACGCCGACCGCCTGTCCGcgcgctgctgccgctgcccacTGCCCGTCGACGCACGCCTGAGAGAGAAAAGGGGGGAGGGGTTGAGAGgtaatgacatgtgggccctatattttcttttatttctttttgttgATTGGATTtccacatcaacgccacgtgtatgccacgtaggaGAAAAACAGCTCAGGATTGAGTCGGGGGAGTAATTCATCCGGTATCAATAGTTCGAGGTGTaatatgtctggttttgtggttcggtggggggaggggtaattcgtgctttttccttttaaattaATAGGTATGTACTCTTCACCGATTGCAGTAGCACCACTATGAAGAGTATGCTTTAAAGAGCTTAATTTACTTATAGATACCAACCTCATGCATTGCAGTGGGATTTTATGAGAAACATTAATCTAACAGCTGATGGCTCATAGACAATTTGATCCAATGATAGAAGCACCAGTTTGATGATGCATTAAGCTcccttatactccctctgtccctacatatataagggattttaggtgATATGACGATTCGTAGTCTTAGGATACGTCTCATCCattcaaaatcttttatattttgggacgagaGAAGTACCAATTAATGCACCTAAGTGGTGGTTACATAGAAATAGAGGATTAGTTTTCATGTACAATATTATATCTCTGACTACTTCTTCTCTATAATTCTTCATCATttcagaccctgtttagatcaGGGGTGAAAAAATTTGGCGTGtgacatcggatatacggacacacatttaaagtatcaaacgtagactaataacaaaacaaattacagatttccgcctgtaaactgcgagacaaatttattaagcctaattaatctatcattagcaaatgtttactgtagcaccacattatcaaatcatgtaacaattaagcttgaaagattcgtctcgtaatttacacgcaatctatataattagtttttttttagggtttagggttaatACTGTATGCATGTGTCGaacagggtgaaaagtttttgcatggcaactaaacagggccttagtcaAGTGACAAGTTACTCTCATGGCACATCATTGTGTATAGGACTGAAGGAAACCCTGCTGTTGGCAAGTTGTCAATGTCTTTTTCTAAAATGGGCTGCATGTTATCAAGGTCTTTTGTCGCATTGTTGACAAACTTGTATATCGCCACCTACGACTCCACGGGTTTTCGATGTGACTTTGTTTGGCCTCCATTATTTACTTCTTCTTGTACCACCCTTGCCTCATAGTTCATTCCACATAGAATTTTTACACCTTTAGTGAACTTCCAAGTTCGAAGGCCTCCATCACTAATATCATTAACACAGATAGTGAAATTTAGAGAATTATGGGACCGAGATGCAAGGGAAAGGAGAAAGGGTATCATGAGAGCAGAAAGGCTCACAAGTGGGCCAACCTCATTGGCATGtaaaatacatgcatatataaatGTATTTTCTTGAAAATGTTACATTGAATGACGATATTTTAAGGGCTTATTGGGCTAAAggtttactctctccgtctcaaaatgaACAAACGGGATGTGAAACATCCTAATACTACGTATGTGGACAAGCCTACAAGAAATTTCATCTCTTACATTATATGAGTAATTCCATATATTTACACTATATATTGCAAATCTTACTAGGAAAGAACGATTGGTTGCctatttgatttcttaaaacTGTACTAGATAAATTAacacataaataaaataaaaatgaaaaacataagtcacagaGAAGAGATAGCATACAAAGGAGAGAGATAGCAAtcaaatgttgaaaaaaaatgttacggCATTTCGTGAAAAAACTTTTAATTATATAAagattttaaaaaagtcaaataaaACTCTTTTTCAAGTTATAATAACTAATAGTGTGCTACTCCCTCCGGactgataatacttatcgttttagacAATGATGAGGTTAAACTTTACAATCTttgattataaattatttttaaaatatttgtctttcaaatatggtaaCTACATTTATAGattagttttaaaaagtcatatatttcttaacacttttatacatattataatgaaaaataatagtcaaagttgtttttttagaccgtgcccttgtccaaaacgataagtattatcaacccagAGGGAGTAATAGCTTGCTCTGGTTTCCGTGCTCAGTTGTTTGATAGGAATGAGTGCAGCCTCAGGCTGTGTTCAGTGGTGGGTGTTGGAAACACATTACccacgcacggaaaacggaccgcattagcacgtgattaattaagtattagctatttttttcaaaaatagatcaatacgattttttaagcaactttcgtatataaacttttttaaaaaaacaccgtttagtagtttgaaaaacgtgcgtaCAGAAAACGAGAGGGGAGAGTTGGGAACTCATGTACCGAACACAAGCCTCAGGCTAGATTCGATTGATAagggtaggggtgaaaacagtaacggtaattaccggccgaccggcgttcgttttcgactttctaccggccgagccatatggaaatggtaatcgaccgaaacaaaaatggaaatggtaaaaaatatggaaatgaaaacggaaatggttttgctgttataccgatcgtgtccgtatttaccgtattctcgcggaaattaccgtttcttataatatggtaattaccgtaTTCTAAATATGTCGATATTATAGGACATGTCTATACTTAACCCACAGCTTATAGATTGAATGACTCTTCAATAAAATCTCTAACTTTTGTACATGGCTAAAatgaagttaatttataatttatatagtataagcttgaatttatgtatatatatataacatacttatgtaaagttaaatatatgtttttatagtttaatgtttcCGTATTTGTTACCGGTTTCCGATCTGTACCGACATGTTTCCGTCCGTATTGTTCCGTTTCCGGTTTTCCGATATTTCCGATATCGTTTTTGTTTCCGACTTTACCGTTTCCAatttcgtttccgagaaaaatatggttacggaaatggttgaggctattttccgatcgtttccgaccgttttcatccctagataAGGGCATCACCAATGTATATTTACCAACTAGTAAATAAGGTGGGACCTAGTAAAAGTAGGTATTTATTGTTAAAAGTTTCACAATGTATAACTAGCAGGGTTCACTTTctcgccggtaaccgcgcggtaaccgcggttaccgggcttaccgtGGGGGGTCGGTAACGAAAACCGGCGGTAGGGTTTGGGCAAATTTTgctcaaattcaaaaatttgaaaaataatcgaaaaaaatcaaaaaaaaatcatggatgtAAAGCTTGTTTTGTATGTTGTTATGGTGAAAAAATTTCATCAAAAAGATGCaggtaaattcaaatttgagcgCAAAACCTATTgtgaattataaaaaagaaaaaagattaaaTGGAATGGGCCAAGTATGCACTGTTCACGAGGCCCAATAAGGCCCACAATGGGAGGAAAATATCTTTGGAAGCCTCTGCTTCGTTTCTCTGGCGAATCCTACCGTTTTTCCCCTCTCTCGCGTAGCTGCGCTCAGGACCGAAGGGGCGACGGCGTGCGCCcgcgccagatccgccgcctccgcgccggcgaggccggttCCCGCGCGGTAAGcggcggtaaccgcgcggtacGCGACGGTAACCGCCTGGGTCGACGGGCAAGAGGTAATCCCTCCGTTTTGAAGGTTTTCGCGCGGTTAGGAGCGGTAACCGTGCGGTTTTGTATGGTTACCGTCGGCTTCGTAATCTATGAGACGATATACGTATGTGCGGTAATCGTGTGAAAACCGTGGTAACCGTCCACCCTACCATGGTTACCGTGGCTTGAACCGTGGTATGGTATTTTTTACTGTGATATGCATGGACATATTTGGGGATTTAGGTCAATAGAACATATTTTTACCAATATGCATGTGAAATACATTGGGAATATGAGTTTATTTCGGCATTTGGTTGCCCGTGCTTGGCTAAAACCATGCATGTGAAGTATATTTGATTGCTTTGGTCTATGTACATATAGGTTAAATTAAATACGTCATAGTATGGAAGAATTTGGATGCATGCTTACCAGTGTACATATAATTACGTCGTATTATTGCATAATGGGAGGTATGTTTATAATTAGCAGTGATAATTTCTCATGCATTTGATACAGGGTGGAGATGTCAGATAGTAGGGACCCTGTGTGGGAGCACGGGGAGAATATCCCACCTGGATGGCGCTGTAAGTATTGCCATACAAAGAGGGGCGGTGGTGGGGCAACAAGACTAAAGCAACACTTGGCTGCAAGAGGGAAGGGGGTTACATATTGCAATTCAGTGCCTCCGGATGTCCGTGAGTTCTTCTGCCGTGAGTTGGACAGGATAAAAGATGCAGGTGACCAGCGTAAGAGTGATAGCGGAAGAAGGGTTGAAGCAGCAAGGGTCAACTATTATGACCTAACAGGtgatgccgacgaggaggaacaaATGGAAGCAGCCATTGCAGCCTCACGACAAGACGAAAACTTTAGGAGGGATGTTGAGGAGCGTGGTGGCACTTATGAGCATGGCGGTGGGAGTGGATCCGCTCAGCCGGAGGCACGGAAAGGTAGAAGTAACCCAATCACCAATATGCTACGAAGGGCTACGTCTCATAGGGAGTCACCTGCTGTGAGAGATTACAACCTAGCATCTGCCAAGGCCCCTGTGCAGCCACGCATTGACACAGGATTCTTCACAAAGAAGGGGAAGCAAGCTAGGCAAGCCATTGGTGAGTCATGGGCAAGGTTCTTCTTTACCGCCGGCATTCCTGGTAGAAACGCCGATAATCCATACTTTGTGAGCGCCGTTCGGGAGACACAAAAGTGGGGTACGTATGCATCTATTAAGgaacttctttttttctaacTCATTGTGCACTACTTATTTCATACGTCAATTGTAGGTGAAAGTGTACCTTCTCCAACTGGTAACGAGATAGATGGAAAATATCTTGATTCTACAGAGAAGGATGTGAAGAAGCAATTTGATAGGTTCAAGAAGGATTGGGATGAGTACGGTGTTACTATAATGTGTGATTCTTGGACAGGTCCGACGAGTATGTCGGTCATCAATTTTCTGATATACTGCAATGGAATAATGTTTTTCCACAAGTCCATTGATGCGACCGGGCAAAGCCAGGATGCTAACTTTGTGCTGAAGGTATGTATGGTTCATGCAACAAATTACTTCATCACCTGTTATCGTCAGTGTTAGGGGCATGGACTAATTTTTATTATGTTATCTACCAATGCAGGAGATAAGGAAGGTGGTACGCGAAATAGGCTCGGAGCATGTTGTTCAAATTATCACTGACAATGGCTCTAACTACAAGAAGGCGTGCAGACTACTACGGCAAGAATACAAGACAATTGTGTGGCAACCTTGTGTGGCACACACAGTTAACTTGATGCTTAAGGAGGTTGGAAAAATGCCAGACCACGAAATGGTGATTGAGAGTGCTAGGAAAATTTGCAGATGGCTATACAATCATAACAAGTTGCATGCTATGATGGTCTTAGCTATAGGTGGTGAACTGGTTAAGTGGAATGCTACAAGGTTCGGAACAAACTACATGTTTCTCCAGAGTTTCCTTAGGAAGCGAGATCTTTTCATGCAATGGATGGCTTCCTCTGTCTTCATGCAAAGCAAATTTAGTGGGACTTTGGAAGGTAGATATGCACATGCATGTCTATCTAGTCTGTCTTGGTGGGAGAACTTAGAGGCAGTAGTGAATTCTGTCCAACCTATGTACTCATTCCTTCGGTTTGCTGACGAGGACAAGAACCCCAATTTGAGTGAGGTACTTTTGAGATATCAGTTGCTCAAAATGGAGTACGACACTCTTTTTGCGAATCAAAGGGACAAGTTTGAAGCATACATGGAGATCGTGAACAGAAGGATGCACGACCTAACCAATGAGACTCTCATCAATGCCGGTAAATATTGGTCATAACATAATCCACATGGCATATTATGTAACTCTTACTTAACATGTGCCATGTTTTGTAGCTGCCGCATTGAACCCTAGGACGCACTACGCGTATTCTCCAAGTGCTACTGTCTTCCAAGACCTCCGACAGGCATTCGAGTGGATGACGGATATCGATACGGCTGCCGCCGCTTTGCTGGAGGTTGAGATGTACCGACGTAAGACGGGTGAATTTGGGAGGGCACTAGCAAGAAGGATGGCCATAGATGGGAAAACTTCACCTGGTATGTTTCTAATCATGGAACTATGATATATCTAATTGATCTTGATGTATTCAGAATTATGAAATGACATGTTACTTGGCTTTTGCAGCACAATGGTGGTCTATGTTCGCCTCAGACACGCCGAATTTGAAGAAGCTTGCGTTGCGTTTGGTTGGTCAATGTTGCTCCTCCAGTGGATGTGAAAGGAATTGGAGCACATTCGCATTCGTACATACGAAGGTCCGTAATAGACTTACCCACAAGAAGCTCAACAAGCTAGTGTACGTGAACTACAACCTTCGCCTTCGAATTCAGCAAGCAAATGCCCAAATTAGGGTGGAGGACGATGATCCCCTTCAAAGATTAGCGGACCTCTCATTCTATGAAACTAACAATCATATCAGTGCCTGGATGGACAATGCTCGCTCTAATGCTTGCCCCGAACTAGATGAAGATTCAGCTGAGAGTGACGCTCCCCTGCCTAGTCAACTTGTGTCTGACCTAGTCAACTTGGATGACCTGCGAAGGACCACGGGAGCTTCTAGTATTGCTGAGTGGGCTGATACGAATGTAGGTGACACTCATATTGGGAAAAGGAAGACTCGAAAGCCGCCAAAAGCACGTCCATCTAAAAAGGTAAAGGGCAAGGGTCCACGATCGACTAGTGTTGATAGCGATGAAGAGACCCAAGGAAGCCCAGAGTACCAAGAGTCCAATGATAGTAGCTCAAGAACTGAAACAGATGACGGCGACGATGATGGTCAAGGAGGCCAAGGCACTACTAATGTGCCTCCTAGGGGTCACACCCAACAATCAGATCACCACAGCCCCGTTCAATTCACTGGTGTGAT
This window encodes:
- the LOC112939022 gene encoding uncharacterized protein — encoded protein: MEILQEMVRVLRADPHAFTSVLFFLLCPASVGVPPAVHRRAGGVEMSDSRDPVWEHGENIPPGWRCKYCHTKRGGGGATRLKQHLAARGKGVTYCNSVPPDVREFFCRELDRIKDAGDQRKSDSGRRVEAARVNYYDLTGDADEEEQMEAAIAASRQDENFRRDVEERGGTYEHGGGSGSAQPEARKGRSNPITNMLRRATSHRESPAVRDYNLASAKAPVQPRIDTGFFTKKGKQARQAIGESWARFFFTAGIPGRNADNPYFVSAVRETQKWGESVPSPTGNEIDGKYLDSTEKDVKKQFDRFKKDWDEYGVTIMCDSWTGPTSMSVINFLIYCNGIMFFHKSIDATGQSQDANFVLKEIRKVVREIGSEHVVQIITDNGSNYKKACRLLRQEYKTIVWQPCVAHTVNLMLKEVGKMPDHEMVIESARKICRWLYNHNKLHAMMVLAIGGELVKWNATRFGTNYMFLQSFLRKRDLFMQWMASSVFMQSKFSGTLEGRYAHACLSSLSWWENLEAVVNSVQPMYSFLRFADEDKNPNLSEVLLRYQLLKMEYDTLFANQRDKFEAYMEIVNRRMHDLTNETLINAAAALNPRTHYAYSPSATVFQDLRQAFEWMTDIDTAAAALLEVEMYRRKTGEFGRALARRMAIDGKTSPAQWWSMFASDTPNLKKLALRLVGQCCSSSGCERNWSTFAFVHTKVRNRLTHKKLNKLVYVNYNLRLRIQQANAQIRVEDDDPLQRLADLSFYETNNHISAWMDNARSNACPELDEDSAESDAPLPSQLVSDLVNLDDLRRTTGASSIAEWADTNVGDTHIGKRKTRKPPKARPSKKVKGKGPRSTSVDSDEETQGSPEYQESNDSSSRTETDDGDDDGQGGQGTTNVPPRGHTQQSDHHSPVQFTGEGDFTHATQDQDHGAPSSQRTTIAPGVRQQQQFSDIQQDSSSSFSASSFESGYPTYVYNRPQASDYPATTWVYEWQEPQWYAQLYTQWQTTSSWTGQSWEEYKAGLLHSHGLMLMSTEEYNMAYNQ